One Clostridia bacterium genomic window carries:
- a CDS encoding DUF1295 domain-containing protein, producing the protein MKKLKSSPAASFIAVALIYVIAGAVGFAVYGAFDADWRVKLLAADAAATVVTFAFSVLLKNASVYDPYWSVQPIVICAAYAFPRRLTLLSALLLLAVCVWGLRLTWNWALNFGSLEREDWRYVMLREKTGRFYPIINFVGIHMVPTLVVYGCVLPAATAIRDGAEANFWSVAAVCVCFGAAALQGIADIQMRGYRAERDAPFCRRGLWKYSRHPNYLGELLMWWGIALSVFAVYTNWWLLLGAAANTALFLLVSIPMADGRQAKKEGFAEYKEQTRMLLPVKK; encoded by the coding sequence ATGAAAAAGCTCAAATCATCGCCCGCGGCGAGCTTCATCGCCGTCGCGCTCATATACGTTATCGCCGGCGCGGTCGGCTTCGCGGTCTACGGCGCGTTCGACGCCGACTGGCGCGTGAAGCTGCTGGCCGCGGACGCCGCGGCGACGGTCGTTACCTTCGCTTTCAGCGTTCTGCTGAAGAACGCCTCGGTCTACGATCCCTACTGGAGCGTTCAGCCGATAGTGATATGCGCCGCGTACGCGTTCCCGCGGCGGCTGACGCTGCTTTCGGCGCTGCTGCTTCTGGCGGTCTGCGTCTGGGGTCTGCGCCTGACCTGGAACTGGGCGCTGAACTTCGGCTCGCTCGAGCGCGAGGACTGGCGCTACGTCATGCTCCGCGAAAAGACGGGGCGGTTTTATCCGATAATAAACTTCGTCGGCATACACATGGTGCCGACGCTGGTCGTCTACGGCTGCGTCCTGCCCGCCGCGACCGCGATACGCGACGGCGCGGAGGCGAACTTCTGGAGCGTCGCGGCGGTCTGCGTCTGCTTCGGCGCGGCGGCGCTGCAGGGGATAGCGGATATCCAGATGCGCGGCTACCGCGCGGAGCGCGACGCGCCCTTCTGCCGCCGCGGACTGTGGAAGTATTCGCGCCACCCGAACTACCTCGGCGAGCTGCTGATGTGGTGGGGTATCGCGCTTTCCGTCTTCGCCGTATACACGAACTGGTGGCTGCTGCTCGGCGCCGCCGCGAACACCGCGCTTTTCCTGCTCGTCAGCATCCCGATGGCGGACGGCAGGCAGGCGAAGAAAGAGGGCTTCGCGGAGTACAAGGAGCAGACGCGTATGCTGCTTCCGGTGAAGAAATAG